Part of the Zhongshania aliphaticivorans genome, AGCAAGTGGCTAATGATCATGATATTGCAGCCGAGGTTTTTATAAAAAAGCGGGATATAGAGAGTATTATTCGCTCAGGCACGATGTCTGGTGTTTCAACATCATGGCGTAAGTTGTTGATTGGTAATAAATTGTTAGCTCTAGTTGAGGGCGGGTCATGAAGCGTATTTGCGCGGTTTATCGCAGCTCACGTACCGAGGGTATGTATTTGTATGTTGACCACCAAGAAGATTTGTCGCGGGTTCCAGAGGACTTGCTGAAGCGCTTTGGCCAGCCTCAGCGTTCAATGACACTGGTGCTAAATGCGGAGCGAAAATTAGCACGTGCCGATGTTAATAAGGTTATGGCAGAGATTGCGGAAAAGGGGTTTTACCTTCAGTTGCCGCCTCAGCCTGAAAGTTTGAATCCGCGTGTTGTGCCAGAAGCGGATTACTGAGAATCAGTATGGCCGATATAGTCCGGCGACCATTTTGGGAGCGTAAAACCTTAGCGGAGATGTCAGCGGAAGAGTGGGAATCTGTCTGTGACGGATGCGGAAAGTGCTGCCTTCATAAATTAGAAGATCACGATAGCGGAGAGGTTTTTTACACAGATGTTGCCTGCCGCTTATTAGATACCGATCAATGTCGCTGTAGCAATTATGGTGAAAGGCGAAAATTGGTCCCTAACTGCGTATCATTGCGAGAAAGCGATCCAGCTGAGATGTTCTGGCTACCGCAAAGCTGTGGATATCGTACTTTGGCCGAAGGGCGGGAGTTAGAGGATTGGCATCCATTAATCTCTGGCAACACTGATAGTGTTCATTTCGCTGCAGTGTCTGTTCGAGGGCGCTGTATGAGTGAGAGCAAAGTTGATACTGAAGATTACGAAGATCGCATTATTTATTGGGTGGAGTAGGTGACAGATGATTGACCTAAGTGACTATAAACTCGCATGGCAGGTTTATCTCAGCGTAGGGCTGGTGGCGTCAGTGATTTGGTGCATGTTACTTCGTCGTTTACCGATAAGGGCAATACGTTATTGGCTTATGGCCGCGGGTGTGGTCTTTTTGTTTCTACCGGTTCGTCACCCTGAAATGTCTGAATTATGGGTTCCTTCGGCTGGTGCTGCGGTATTATCACTTTTGACAGAAGGCCTTGAGGCCGCTATTCCGATGTTGTTGGTCATTGCTATATCTCAAATATTGGCGCTTGTTGTTGGTATATTGCTGAGCTATGTATTTGGCGCTAAGGGTCAAGATAATAAGAAATCAGTAGCAACGTCTTCAGAGGCGAGTAAAGTACGCACAGAACCTGAAATTGGTCTAGATTAGGCTTAGGGCTATGCAGTTTATAGCTGCTTGCTTTTAAATTGCGATAGATTCGCTATACTTTGTCGGCAAAATGCAACAATGTCATGTAATTGAAGCTAAATCATAACCATAATGCATTGGACGCGAGCCAACGTATAAAAGCGTTATTAGGGAAGTCGATGGATTTGGAACTAGTCAGCGTTGATGGTGGCGATAAATATGCGATCACGGCGTCATCTGTACTTATAGGCCGGGACGCGAGCAATGATATTACGATTGCGAAAGATTTGCTGTCTCGATGCCATGCAAAACTCAGTCTTGCTGAAGACGAGTGGTTGCTAGAAGACTTGGATTCTACTAATGGCACGTCAGTAAATAACCGTCAGATAACTCGGCCAACCAAGGTTAAGGCGGGTGATGTTATTAAATTTGGTGAGATGGCATATTATCTTAAAAATGCCTCCGGCGATGAGAGAACCATTGTTGCTTCCCGTCTCCCACAAAAAGAGCTAACAGGCGGCTCTGTCGTCGTAGATGAGGAGTCGGATGGTGATGTTACCTCATTTCAGCAGTCTTACCAGCTTCCCTCAGGCTGGACTAATGTCGAAAAAAGTCCCGCTTACACCCAAGAATCTATAGATAAACTCATAAAGCGAACCATCACATCTAAACAACTTAACCCAGATGTCGTATTAGTCTTTTATATTAATCAGGCTAGGCCGCTTGTTTACGGAATTTCAGCCAAAAAGGCCGAGTCCTTTTGGAGCATTGGTCGTGGCCAAGATGTAAAGGTTAAAGTGGATGACCCTAGTATTTCTACGCAACATGCGCGTCTTATTTATAAGGCGGGAGTGTGGTCGTTGGAAGATGTAGGTTCTACCAACGGTTTGCGGGTAGATGAAGAAGCTTGCGCGAAAGTCGTGTTGAAAGATCAAAGTGTGGTTACATTAGGTCGGGTAGATATGGTATTTCGTAAGTTGCAGTAAAAGAACAAGAACAAGAACAAGAACAATGAAGAGTAGTTGTCGTTCAGCACACATCTAATTTATTGCATATCTTAGATGGTGAATGACGACATAACTTAAGCAATGGAGGCTAAGGTGGTCATGGTAAATCATTTGAGTTCAATCAAACGGGCTTGGCTTGCCTGTCTGACGGTATTGTTCATTATTCTGGCTACGGCCTGTTCTTCCACTCAAGATCAGGAAGCTAATCTTCCACCATCGAGTGCCGAAGATATCATTTCTGGACTCCAAATAGTGGATTGCCTGTTGCCAGGACAGCTTCGTAAGCTTGGTAATATGTCTTATATGTCACCCCGAAGACCGGTTAAGACTACCGCCGCTGATTGCCGGATACGCGGTGGTGAATATGTAGCTTATGACCGAGCAGACTACAAAACCGCATTAAATGTATGGCTGCCTTCTGCTGAGCAAGGTGATGCAGAGGCGCAACTTGCAGTTGGAGAGATTTTTGAAAAAGGTCTTGGTACCGAGCCAAATTATGAAGTGGCTTTGTTTTGGTATCAAAAGGCAGCTGAACAGGGAAATAAAAGTGCCTTATTCAATTTGGGAACACTCTATGAACAAGGGCTTGGTGTTGAGAAAGATCGTTTAGTTGCTATAAATTATTATCGTCAAGCTTGGGGGATGCCGGAAAATAGCTTGATTTATCAGGAAACGGCCGAGCGTGAGCAACAGGCTTTGCGTGCAGAGCTTGCTCAGCAGTTAAAAGCAAAAGATCAGCAGTTAGCCTTGCTGGACAAGCAAATGGCGTCCTTGCAACAAGAATTAAAAACCACCGAAAGTGAATCCTCTACTAAAACCCCCTCTGCCGATCTAGCAACCTTACAGCAGTTATTAAAGTCTGTGCACAATGACCGCGCCAGCGTTGAACATCGGCTTTCAACTATTCCAAAATTACGCACCCCCTCGGTGGTATTACCCACTGTTGCACCCGTTAGCGGAGGTGATGGACTCAAAGCGGGTGAGGTGGACTTTGGCCGCTATTATGCTTTAGTCATTGGTAATAAGGATTATTCGGTATTAGATGATCTGGAAACACCTTTAAACGATGCAAAAGAAATTGGCGAGATTCTTGAAAATCAATACGGTTTTCAGGTTCAGCTACTATTGAATTCGGACCGTTTAACGGTCATGCAGGCAATAAATGAGCTACATAGTGTATTAACAGACAAGGATAATTTGCTTATTTATTATGCGGGTCATGGCAGCATGGTTAATGTTGGTGAGCGTGATACAGGGTATTGGTTGCCAATAAATGCGGA contains:
- a CDS encoding YcgL domain-containing protein; this encodes MKRICAVYRSSRTEGMYLYVDHQEDLSRVPEDLLKRFGQPQRSMTLVLNAERKLARADVNKVMAEIAEKGFYLQLPPQPESLNPRVVPEADY
- a CDS encoding YcgN family cysteine cluster protein; protein product: MADIVRRPFWERKTLAEMSAEEWESVCDGCGKCCLHKLEDHDSGEVFYTDVACRLLDTDQCRCSNYGERRKLVPNCVSLRESDPAEMFWLPQSCGYRTLAEGRELEDWHPLISGNTDSVHFAAVSVRGRCMSESKVDTEDYEDRIIYWVE
- a CDS encoding FHA domain-containing protein → MDLELVSVDGGDKYAITASSVLIGRDASNDITIAKDLLSRCHAKLSLAEDEWLLEDLDSTNGTSVNNRQITRPTKVKAGDVIKFGEMAYYLKNASGDERTIVASRLPQKELTGGSVVVDEESDGDVTSFQQSYQLPSGWTNVEKSPAYTQESIDKLIKRTITSKQLNPDVVLVFYINQARPLVYGISAKKAESFWSIGRGQDVKVKVDDPSISTQHARLIYKAGVWSLEDVGSTNGLRVDEEACAKVVLKDQSVVTLGRVDMVFRKLQ
- a CDS encoding caspase family protein, which translates into the protein MSSIKRAWLACLTVLFIILATACSSTQDQEANLPPSSAEDIISGLQIVDCLLPGQLRKLGNMSYMSPRRPVKTTAADCRIRGGEYVAYDRADYKTALNVWLPSAEQGDAEAQLAVGEIFEKGLGTEPNYEVALFWYQKAAEQGNKSALFNLGTLYEQGLGVEKDRLVAINYYRQAWGMPENSLIYQETAEREQQALRAELAQQLKAKDQQLALLDKQMASLQQELKTTESESSTKTPSADLATLQQLLKSVHNDRASVEHRLSTIPKLRTPSVVLPTVAPVSGGDGLKAGEVDFGRYYALVIGNKDYSVLDDLETPLNDAKEIGEILENQYGFQVQLLLNSDRLTVMQAINELHSVLTDKDNLLIYYAGHGSMVNVGERDTGYWLPINADPPPNDSFWVSNEFVSNHLGRLQAKRVLVIADSCYGGLLSSAPGQLFMGERRVSDNPEYIKYKLPRRSRLLLSSGGDKPVIDQGGDGHSVFARELINSLRANKGVLSVPDLYVQIREPVKRQAKVNNFVQEPVYKIIKGAGHEVGDFFFVPTTAIN